A stretch of DNA from Pygocentrus nattereri isolate fPygNat1 chromosome 14, fPygNat1.pri, whole genome shotgun sequence:
AAAGATTTGGGTCAGTATTTGAAATGCTCATAAAAACAGAACGCAGTGTTTAGTAAATTGTATTTGTCCTGTATATTGATAACAGTACAAAAACGtgacatttgatgttttaccttatgaactttatttgttttgtttgttgtaaatatacactcattccagatttgattcctgcaacacgttccacaAATGAACATGTTTATTACCAATTTACagcactttacttttaacaacaCAGTTACTTTTTGGGGACACCATTTAATCCAGTTTTGGAAGcgtttttttgccattcttcctTATTTTGCACTTGATGTGCCTCCCagtttcaatgggagacagttctggactgcaggcaggccagtgtagcacctgcactctctgaATATGTAGGCATGCAGTTGTAACACATGTAGAAATGGGTTTGccattgtcatgttgaaataacaTGTCCCTGAAAAAGTGGTGAAGTTTGACCTGTCCTTGCTCATAAACAACTAGGCTTTCTTGGAGGCTCCTTTTACACCCCAGCATGATTTAATGACCTCTTTTTTGATTTACCCCTTACCCAACAACGTTTTTGGAAACCTGCAGATGTACAGTTGCAAGTCTTTCCCAGCTACCTGGGAGTGAGAAAGATCAGAAATATAAAACCTAGGTAAAAAGATATTAATCAGTCCATGAGGGGGAAAACAACACTTGAAAAGAGCTGATAagaaagcatttttttcttaaaattgcAGTGATCATCCCTCAAACAACTAAAGACTTGATTGGCAGTGTAAGATGACGCACTTCTCTGTTTATAGGCAATCTGTCTTCCCGAACATGAGAGTCGGACTCATtagtttaaaagaaaatgtttgattAATGGCAGCCTGCGAGATGAAGATAAAGAGGGACCTCCTATTGTGCCACTCCACAAGTCGTCCCACAAAATGCCTTCCGATGAACACAGCCATTAATTATAGAACAGTGACTGATGTAAGGCCTCATTGTCATTCAGCGTGTATGGGTAGCCCCTTCATTGCTTAAGCAGATTGAAATGGATGACGATATACTGTGAGATACATCATTAAAGTAGCTGACGAAATGTGCATCTAGATAGTTTATGTGCAGCATGAATATAGACGAGACCCATGCTGAGGTTTAAAAGGCAGTAGTTGTATTGATTCAGAGGGAAGTGGGTAGACTCAAAGACTCATGGGAGGGAATCATTACTGAGATGTTTTTTGTACACTGTTTAAATCTTCTCTAGGACCTGCGCTACTTTAAGTCAGAGAAAACGGCACGAGGTTTGCTGCAGGAGGGCTGGAGGGACACGCAAGACCCCATCATGTGCTCCTATAAGCTGGTTTCGGTGAAGTTCGAGGTGTGGGGGCTGCAGACACGTGTGGAGCAATTTGTCCACAaggttttttcttcattttttttcttcgtAAAAGGGTAGCATGTTCACAAAGATGAtggtttattaggtacatctacCATATTTAGGCTAATTGGTCATTTAATTGTATGCAAAATGTGGGCAGCTCAAATTACATTTGGTTGAAGTGGAAATAAGATAATACatcactacaggaaacaaacttaaaattgacattttctgttaatcttAGTACacaatttcttttatttgtggAGTTTACttaatgggaaaaaataaaactgtgccCTAACATTTgcgcaagatttttttttttggaaaattgtCTATAATGGATATTATGATGGATGAGTGAAGGTAGAAGGTAGATCCCTAAAGTCCCCTTATATTGTGATTTACAATTTTAGACCTGTAAAACATTGACCTTCTTTACAGCACTAATGTAGTTAAAACATAGGATCCATACAGTCCTAGTTATTCTGCTGAAATGCACTTGTGTCCACAACATTGATGTTCTTCTCCTACATGCTCCCCATACCCCCTTTTTCCCCTCTCCCAAGTGTCCCTCAGTGCTGTTCGCCCTTGCCTGAGGATTCCTTTCCTCCCCATATCCAACTGCATCCTTTAGTCATATAGACATACTAGCTGTGACGTATATTAATCATATCCACTGGCCTTGTCTTCGTGTTGCTGTGAACTAACGAAGTCTTCCTGACcagttgttctctctctctctttgtctctaaaGGTGATCAGAGACGTCCTGTTACTGGGTCACAGACAGGCCTTCGCTTGGGTGGATGAGTGGATTGGTAGGTAGACTGAATATCAGAGCTTATTGTCAGGATTTTGCAAGGCTGTGCTTTGTTGGCTATAATTTTTTATAGTACTTTGGCAACAGGATTCAAACTAATTGCATAGTATTACGGATGTACTGATCATGATCGTGGCAGATAGCCAGTGATGTAACCTCCACCCCCAAAAATGCAATATAAATACCATTTTTTGCTCATTAATGGGCtaaactggcattttaaattttaaatcagTTATTTATTAGTAAATGAAGGGCTATGCTGTAAGTTAAAGGCACCTGGCTGTTTTGCACAATCagtcatgcataattatgctaCAACGTGTTGGTATAGGTGTAGCAGCAACATTCAAATACTACATATACAGTGTTCTTACCTGCCTCACAGTATTTACCTCCTAAACCTGCCACTCAgttcagccaaaataaaaacagtaaattggttgctgattttctgttttgattttgcGGCTGATTGTAATTGCCTTTAAGAGCCTTTAATCTATTAGTCTTCTCTAACTTTGTGTGTTGTATGTTTGTAGCTGTCCGCCACTGAGCATTGTGTTCTCTACATTGCCAGTGTTATAAAATAAAGCATACATCAGTTAAAGCTTACAAGCCCATTCCCAACCCACACCTTTTGAGACTCAGTCAGGCCCAACTGGTACTGCTAAACTGAAACCTGAATCTGAACCGAAGCCACATGCATACACTAACATTAACAGAGATGGATGATCACTGACACAGCTTTACAGTGCTTTGCTTTGTTATTAAGAGCTTGTGTTGGTCAGTGGAAAATGCCATGCTGGATAAACACATCTGTCCTAAAGAAACAGTATTCATTTGTCAGTATATTTTGTGGAATTGCTGATTGTACCTGGCAGAGAACAGCATCCACCGTCTCTGGTCATCTATTAGCCCTGCAGCACTAAAGTTCCTCaagctactgctgctactgcagaAAGTCTTAACACACTTCGGGCAAGATTAACAACCAAGGTGACCTTTCCACTAACCCTCTCATCATCCTTGGTGTGTCTAAAACTATATCGTTAATCTTCATGCATGGTTTTGATCAGGAGCATGTTCACCCACTGTCTAAACTCTGCTATTCTGAACACAGTTATATACTAAAactactgcattaaaaaaatcatgtaatCATTAGAAAACAAGCCCAAGCCTGGTTGGGTCAaaattttttcaacattttatccGGCCCCATCAGACTTGGATCGGGTAGCAGACCTCTACTTTATGCTCTCAGTGACACTGTACATAATGGGACATGTTACCTTGTTAAGCAAATTCAATGTATGTTGTGTGTAATCATTTCTTTATAATGGGCAACGGCATGTCTTCATTTGTGCATCAGTTCATTTAACCCTTTTTTTGGCAAACTATATTTTTGTGCCATGTTACAAAGGCCCTACCATCAGTGCATTAATATGCTGAATAACCCCCCTTTTTTAGGGAAATAACCCCCTATTTGTTTGAAAATCATTTCCTCCTTTCAGATGTCTTCATTTAATATCAGTGGTGATGCTAACAccttttggacttttaactgaatTGAACTATAGACTAAATTCCTTTTGCTTTAAGTGACCCTATactttaatcatgtttttttttatatataaaaaaatgaatgattgaaCATTTTTTGGTCACTACCATAAGAATAATAACACTACTGATACTTGACCAGATGTTTCATTGGTGACTGTTACTGTTGTAACaatttagctcattttaaataGAGCTCAAAAACACGAACCACTAAAAACACTTAGGGACCCTGTGGAATAGAATACAgcttttgtgtttcagtagtgaccggATAATGAACAGCAAtttctttttaatctttttattccactttaaaagatttttttaagaaCAGCAATGGAAAATATTTGGGACAACCACCTCCTACTAGAAACCCTATACATGGTAATTTAGTAAATCTGTAGCTAACTGCTCTCTTAGTTAATGCCTTGCCTTGTATAGATCATAATATAATGTGAGGCATTTATGGTCTGAATACTTAACTGGAACTAATTgggtagaatggtccatatatatatatatatatatatatatatatacgcttTTTCTTTACCACCACATCACTAAGCCTTTCCACCATTCTTACTAGCAAACAGTGTGGGATTGCAGGACAGAAGTTTGACAGATGTCATGATCCATGCATTTAGTCTTGCATTTTCCATCACCACATTTAAAAAGAGCTTTTGTCCTTGCCAATCGACTTCACAAcgacttttttccccccatattTCTTCAGTTTTCAGAAAGTGTTCTTCACAATTTTTCTCTTCTGCTTTGTAGTGTGACTAAGAGACTTTTTGTGTTCTCTGAAAGACATGACGATGGAGGAGGTGAGAGAGTATGAGCGTGCCACTCAGGAGGCCACCAATAAGAAGCTGGGGACCTTCCCTCCAGCCATCTCCATCAGCGAGACGCCCCTGCCGGGCTGCGGCCGCAGCGGACCCTCTAGCGCTCCGTCCACCCCGCTGTCCACTGAGGCTCCAGACTTCCTTTCCGTGCCCAAAGACAGACCACGGAAGAAATCAGCCCCAGAGACCCTCACTCTTCCGGACCCAGGCAGAAGGGACTCCGGCTACAGGCTACCCAGTCTCTTCTCCTGGGGCTCCAGCTCTGCTCAGCCTGAATGACCCCCAGTGGGATGGGCCAGAGTTCACGAATGCAGAAACGTGTCCACTAGACACAGATGAACAAGCCAGTCTCTGCTTAAacaaggagagtgagagaaggagggggaggagACGCTCAGATGCCCAAACACACTCGCAAAGTGGCTTTCCAACCTCTCCAACCTCAAACGCTACACAGGAACTCAGCCAGGAACTACAGTAGGGCCGAAGAGCGCACCAACTTTTCAGAAGCATTTTAGTCCACTGTTAATGATATCTCAGGAGTCATTGGTTTGACGTAGAGATTGAGTTTTTGAAATTCTTGTAGTTTCCAGGCTTCTGTAGTTTTGTCTTTTCAGAAGGACTATTCAAGTGTCTACAATTCgagtgcaaaataaaaagtatttagtTGCTGGTctaagaaaaccatgtatctcaaACATGGTAACTTGAAGGGAAATtatcccaagtcattttggaccatttttcaaatggggtggaaaaaaaaaaaaagaaaaattaagttACAAGGTTTGATACGACAGTAACTACTTGCTTTTACTGGTCCTCCTTGAATAAATTTCTGAGAAGGACTCTTTTTCCAGTGCTTTCTTGGTAATATTTTACTTGAAcgctgctacataacattgacataaccatgccatgaACATGTCAcggcagatgtcatatgctgtcatgaatTAGTGCTGTTTTTACAGATTATTTGCATTAATAGAAGTGTCATGTACCCGTTATGACTGTTATGACATGTCTGATCACTAgagaatacagcaaaaaaaatatgTGACATACGCTGTCGTGACATCAAACATTGTGGCATCTGTCAGGACAATAACCAGTAATGGTCGCATGACAGAGTTATATAATCTGACATGACAACTCAAGCATATGACATAACATGTTTATGGTATGGTTATGTCAGTATTATATACCACATTTCAAGTAAATCGTTAGTGTTTTGTTGAGCTGTTCTGCTGTTCTTCTCAGTGAATATACTTGTGGTTTTCTGTTtggttgtttattttctgtttaactGGACTGGCTTTTTGACACCCCTGTCTGGTAACAGATTCATTGTCCCATCTTTTCGGTTTATGTTTGCTATGTTCAGAGTGTTGCTGAACATATGATTACAATAGCTATACAACAGTTTCTAATAATATAAagcttcatttttttaacacttCCTACTCTGGCTTTGACTGGTTGCTCTGCAGAGCTGAAAAACGATGCCTATAACTCCTTATTCCTTACTATAATGTCCTAAAATGAACTTGATCCTGCTATTCATGTCTCAGTCTGTTGCTGGATTTATGGACTGCCATGTGTCAGTTTAAGTAGTATTCTATCATGTAAGCTAATTAATTGTAccatattttaaagtatttccATGGTTCAACGGTATGTAATGAATTGTAGTATATGAATAGAAAAACTTTGTTCTTTTAGGAATGCGTTTCAGGATATCTGCGGGTtgctgtataaaatgtataagaAGTGCTTGCTGCTGGACGCTGTGTACTTTGCAAACTGAAAGGCTCTTTATTCTCGCTAGTTCATGCATATCTGTTCTTTCAGAATACACATTATTTTCTATGGAAGCTGATCATCATAACAACCCATACTTCTTGATGTGAACATCCATTGTGAAAATAAAGCTTTTTCTCTCTACTGGAACTGTCGTGACTTTGCTTTAGTTCCACGTCCACTATATGTCTAAAGTTTGTAGAGTCCTTATCCAGCATTTCTTGTGAAGTCATGGATATTAACAAGGAGTTTGTGCTCACTGCTGCAGTTTGTTggagtaacagcctctactcttctgggaaggctttacactagatgttgcaGCACtagtgaggatttgattgcattaagGCATtacagcattagtgaggtcaggtactgatattggatgaCTAGTTCTCGGTCACAAATGCTGCCCCACATCACAGGTATTTGATGATGTggcactccagagaacgcagttgCACAGCTCCACAGCCCATTTTTGTCAAGTTTAGTTGGAGAGATTAAATGTATCTTGTACTCCCTCTAGTGGACAAAGCTTTTAAAGCAGGATTTAGTGATCAAGTTTCTCTCTAATCCCTTACAGCTGTAGTTCTTCAAGCCTGCAAGAATTTGTAATTAGCCTCTGATCACAAGCGAAGAAGACAGGAAAGACTTTGGTTTATTGATCAGAAAGCAGACGTGGTTAGAATAGTCTGAACTACTCTGATGTGTTTTACttcaattaaataataaaccaaATAGAAATAATCAGCATAGGAATTGCCTTCTTCACCCGATCTAAGTAAAACTAAcatgaaatatgtaatataatacaTTCACACAAATAATATTGACAATATGTTGTGATATTTGTGACTAAATTACTCTATAGAGCTTATATATACTCTGTAGAGCttagtatatatacatatgtgtgtgtgtgtatatatatatatatatatatatatatatatatatatatatatatatatatctttcttAGCCATACACTTTCTCTTCACTACAGAGCCTTGCTGGTGACATcctctataaataaaaaataatgcatggccatgacttagtaaggtgtgtgAACAAGatcatggcttactaagtcatggccacgtattaggatctcgttcctatactttactaagtcgtggccatgacttatttttatttatgcaggatATCACCAGCGGGCTCCGTACCTTCACAGTAGCACTAACACTGCACCAAACTAAAcccacagcccagcacagaATAGTACCAACAACACAACTGCACATCATTAAGCTAAAaactacggagccccgctggtggcatcctgtataaataaaaataatgcatggccacgactcagtaaagtgtgggaatgagatgatcaagtcgtggccatgacttagtaaagcgtgaaGTCGTGTTCACGACTTACTTATCtggttcccacaccttactaagtttggccgcgcattatttttattatgcagGATGTCACTCGCGGGGCTCCGTACTGTTTGGGAGGAGTCTGTCGAATAGTCCTCCAACGACAAAGTTCTAGGAATCTTTTTGTTCAGTTTCATCtttctgtttaatttcattgttttttttctagcacCGACTGGACTGCTTTACTGTTGCTCGCACtactttctttctgtcttttagcattttgtttttagaccaacttaaaaagagaagaacaatgCTTAACGGACCTTTTTGTTCTCTTCCGCTTCTCTAGGCTAGATGCATTTATGTTATACACATATGTGCGTGTGTCTAATACATCCTGCGATTCCAtcgaaatatatattttctataagTATACATGCAATGCCACCAATTATATAGTAACGTGTTTAACAttcacagcaaaacaaacaaacaatacttTATACTTTTACTAATAATTTGTAGTTGtatgtcttttattttgaaagccaGTTGCTGCCGGTGGGGTCACGGGTCTTCCCATAAAAATCAAAATAGCTAAGCATTCATTGCTGAGACAGTATCGTCTTTTGCCCAGACCGCTTTTAACTTCATAAATCTTCTATGTGTGCTTTTTAACATTAAGAGTGTAAGCGGCTTTATCTATTAACGTATATTTCTGAGCTGTAgctaaaacagcagagaaattGAGGTAACTCGTTGAGTGGCCAGTGCTAGCTAATGCTGTGTTTTGGTAGCTTTGGTAGCGTTAGCTAGCTAGATAAGTTACATGTACGTAACGTCTGCTATAGCGAGCTGTTATTGGATATACCTCATTGTAAATCCTCCACAATGCATCAGAATGGTTAAAGAGCTTGTATTAAGTCGTGATACGAGTCAGTGTCTGGGTATGAAATGGTAGCAAATTATCAGTAGCAAATTATTAAAACATGGAGCATCGCCGCGATAAAGCACGGCACCCAGACGCTCCCCGAAGCGGTAAAGGCGCCTCGTACCAGCATAAAAGAGACAGAGACGCTGAGGGATGTGCTTCTAAACGTTTTCGACCAGGTGGTCAAACATTTTGTTCAGTTCCCCAGTCCCTGAGTACACGGAGACAACTGTACGAGCGGGACTTTCCAGTATACAAACAGCCTGTGGAAGTAGGATGCTTCTCTCTGGATTCAGAGCGTAACTTTTTCAGCGACTCCAGGCAGCTCCGGTATTACTCCGACCCTGGTAAAAGCCCTAAACTAAACCTGAGAGACGGTCACCACGACCGCTTTATAAAAAGGGATGAAAGTGTGAAAGAGAGGCTTGACCATTTATTACGGTGGATTCTGGAGAACAGAGTCAAACTCCACTCAAGAAATGCTGCCACATCACCACCCTGGTAAGGATGTTCGCTAGTTACCTCATGATCCGTTGGCTCTTAAATGGGcttgttttctgcagttttttttgtcttgtccTTAAATGACAAAAGTACATTCATTTTCTCCTTATCCTTCTCACTAATAtacaggctatttttgttactgttccttgatatatgtaaatgacatttgttctgattggccctgtgttgtattttatttaagaaGCAGTCAGAGCTAAAACCTTCTAACTTCAGTGTGCActggcagggctaaactgctttaggctgaataggACCATCTGCCCCCTTCCTACACTAGAAGGGGGATATATGtggtttttatgacatcccaaaaactgaattcaaattctaaaaaaaaaaaaaacacatcagacTCTCTTACTGTTTGAAAAAAGGCCTGTCTTGGGCTGTGTGCCAGAAAATACTGAACCACATTAATCTCCAGCACTCTAGGTGTAGACTTCGTGACATGGCGAGGCCATTTAACCAAGCTGTTGACCACTCCATATGAGACTCAGGAGGGATGGCTGCTGGCAGTGTCGAGGTTCGGTGGCACTCTTTACATCAGTGAAATGGAGACGGAGGCTGCCCGAGTGAACAGAGAGAACCGCACGGAGAGGCATGAGGAGATGATGTACTGGGGTTATAAGTTTGAGCAGTACGTCTGTGCAGGTATTATAACAGTGACTTTCAAAATGGATTGAAAAAAATTCTAGTTTGAAAGAAGCTCTCAAAGTGACAGTTTggcaaaatgtcaaatttacaTACCTTTCCAACTACCTCAGATGTTGTTGATCAGTCAAGAtatatttgatgtttgcttttttgATTCTGGACAGTAAGCTAGCTAAAAAGTAAACCCTCTACAGCAGTTAACAAACCTCTTtaatatttttgcttttctcttctttttagATGATGTGCATAGTGTTCCAGATGGATGTGGAGTGGTCAACACAAATGAGGCTTTCTGCACTGTGGTCCAGACTCGTCTGGCTGATCATAAGCTGCTTTTCTCTGGGGAGGTGGACTGTCG
This window harbors:
- the dxo gene encoding decapping and exoribonuclease protein, with product MEHRRDKARHPDAPRSGKGASYQHKRDRDAEGCASKRFRPGGQTFCSVPQSLSTRRQLYERDFPVYKQPVEVGCFSLDSERNFFSDSRQLRYYSDPGKSPKLNLRDGHHDRFIKRDESVKERLDHLLRWILENRVKLHSRNAATSPPCTLGVDFVTWRGHLTKLLTTPYETQEGWLLAVSRFGGTLYISEMETEAARVNRENRTERHEEMMYWGYKFEQYVCADDVHSVPDGCGVVNTNEAFCTVVQTRLADHKLLFSGEVDCRDKDPKSPPAPACYVELKTSAEICTPKQRSNFHRYKLLKWWAQSFLPGVPRIVAGFRDHDGVVVSVETFHISKISQLIKNEYNCWKPTVCMNFCSDFLSFVKSVVKEDDPRLVYLFAWEPHRDVTFSVHKDSEYTFLPDWYIKEMASQRNPETRQ
- the pitpnc1a gene encoding cytoplasmic phosphatidylinositol transfer protein 1, with protein sequence MLLKEYRICMPLTVEEYRIGQLYMISKHSHEQSERGEGVEVVQNEPFEDPNHGPGQFTEKRVYLNNKLPSWARAVVPKIFYVTEKAWNYYPYTVTEYTCSFLPKFSIHIETKYEDNNGSNDNIFDGEPRDEDTEVCFVDIAYDEIPERYYKESEDLRYFKSEKTARGLLQEGWRDTQDPIMCSYKLVSVKFEVWGLQTRVEQFVHKVIRDVLLLGHRQAFAWVDEWIDMTMEEVREYERATQEATNKKLGTFPPAISISETPLPGCGRSGPSSAPSTPLSTEAPDFLSVPKDRPRKKSAPETLTLPDPGRRDSGYRLPSLFSWGSSSAQPE